In one window of Musa acuminata AAA Group cultivar baxijiao chromosome BXJ3-2, Cavendish_Baxijiao_AAA, whole genome shotgun sequence DNA:
- the LOC135585840 gene encoding uncharacterized protein LOC135585840 isoform X1, which yields MADIKGGLDSAEPCIESIINKDSGAGANAASMAEIVLITNSPLSELIWTPQEGLSLKYTDSRKAEKKASFLWKAESFNMRISTSLCTNRGESSSSRDQIAGELSTVQSNHNADGIAFLGSHKGSVDPQPISLSSLHEQDSRSCGDKKPEKGMNDADINISQSVKNGVDPCSLRSNECLHVICPATEADNLQNEIFSPGPRPDLAETEAGFAITAGTSNVLLDIPKFQKSGLVGVSDSHDSVSTRSGKSISRKRSSESSECKHPDLVFRDTQEDDIRKTDNLVCFQLHGSQHSYGRQSKSVGCQSKDGLVVASLFQEASKDEKQNIKIKNETDKFRSKSDVNPGKLEKGKEKILFDDEDYDSSMKEKEDSNESVESSNGQRLISKGKRAFSFDSKTTEGCKRIKRDSNEHSCPGSLIRNDSSFINWISTITSSFSRYDQTRTSLALLPQSYHSMKESFGSLRISHEKIGGVMCKTPGFNTFFQALYCPNMIAPNTTSDDHQREGGTSKDVKAMGEHYKHYANHAFGNFLQFNLMDPARGKQTYNDLKEHLTNKPLSASGLCIVCGGGSGKPHSQVSSLNERHNQASYHVENAPSIMIDVSSSNSQIHEEFEKNRGQTCAFNSMNTSGSSARKCLICAQEKGNGRLSSHPKSPVSMMCREKSNYLENLWITRFLRKESSPLLRSEKCNLSINDHGAFDKEEKFPEKCVSSYLKNQRESAREVSKHAVNPTFSCGLKRLDTQMLKPRVSSIIPSKNFKNTDMAASCSAKRFDMNPSKVSHNRNLSCTPITCLFCGKNGHSLRECSELADFDLQDVKDFLNLYDGKHMSSWLCIRCFQVNHWAISCPHASLETKNTSNGSFSVAHESCIVRKGKHDSRVNLWSGDKNKQHANKSKLPEREDSRMDAQTVNYRSICADRVLFPTAKVFKGYRAENIVNMDQQASCSSENKSRKNQITPFYKSIATDVSNEQNGIFKAIRRLRLSRTDVIRWMKSANLSYSLEGFFIRLRLGKWEKGLGGTGYQVARIISAGRKNCLSVSIGHLECLVECCFVSNHDYVEEELKAWLSATLEADGKMPSIEELSEKLKEREELGF from the exons ATGGCGGACATAAAAGGCGGTTTGGATTCGGCTGAACCATGTATCGAAAGCATTATAAACAAAGACTCGGGTGCAGGTGCAAATGCAGCTTCAATGGCAGAGATAGTACTTATCACCAATTCTCCACTCTCTGAGTTAATTTGGACTCCGCAAGAAGGTTTAAGTCTTAAGTACACTGACTCCAGGAAAGCTGAAAAGAAAGCCTCCTTTTTGTGGAAAGCAGAATCATTCAACATGAGAATTTCTACTTCACTGTGTACAAATCGTGGGGAGAGTAGCTCTAGCAGAGATCAGATTGCAGGAGAATTGAGCACAGTACAGTCAAATCATAATGCTGATGGAATTGCTTTCTTGGGCTCGCACAAGGGATCGGTTGATCCGCAACCTATCTCTCTGTCAAGTTTACATGAGCAAGATTCTC GATCTTGTGGAGACAAGAAGCCAGAGAAAGGTATGAATGATGCAGATATAAATATTAGTCAGTCGGTTAAAAATGGTGTGGATCCATGCTCCCTTCGGAGCAATGAGTGTTTGCATGTCATTTGTCCTGCCACAGAAGCAGATAATCTGCAGAATGAAATTTTCTCTCCAG GTCCCAGGCCTGATCTAGCAGAAACTGAAGCTGGCTTTGCAATTACTGCTGGAACCTCGAATGTGCTTCTTGATATACCAAAATTTCAAAAATCTGGCTTGGTAGGAGTATCAGATTCTCATGACTCAGTGTCAACAAGAAGTGGAAAGTCAATATCAAGGAAGAGATCATCAGAATCGTCAGAATGCAAACATCCTGATTTAGTTTTCCGTGACACACAAGAAGATGATATCAGGAAAACTGACAATCTAGTTTGCTTCCAGCTTCATGGTAGTCAACATTCCTATGGTAGACAATCTAAAAGTGTAGGGTGTCAGAGCAAGGATGGTTTGGTTGTAGCATCACTTTTTCAAGAGGCAAGTAAAGATGAaaaacaaaatattaaaattaaaaatgagaCCGATAAATTTAGGTCTAAGTCAGATGTTAATCCTGGAAAATTGGAGAAAGGTAAGGAAAAAATCCTCTTTGATGATGAAGATTATGATAGCAGTATGAAAGAGAAAGAGGATAGCAATGAGAGTGTTGAAAGCAGTAACGGTCAGAGATTAATTTCAAAAGGGAAACGAGCATTCAGTTTTGATTCTAAGACCACCGAAGGATGTAAAAGAATAAAGAGAGACAGCAATGAACACTCTTGCCCAGGATCTCTCATCAGAAATGATAGCTCCTTTATTAATTGGATATCAACCATAACGAGCAGTTTCTCAAGATACGATCAGACCAGGACTTCCTTGGCACTTCTTCCACAATCCTATCATAGCATGAAAGAAAGCTTTGGTTCACTTAGAATATCACATGAGAAGATTGGGGGAGTTATGTGCAAAACTCCGGGTTTTAATACTTTCTTCCAGGCGCTGTACTGTCCAAATATGATAGCCCCAAATACCACAAGTGATGATCATCAAAGAGAAGGCGGTACTTCCAAAGATGTAAAAGCCATGGGGGAACATTATAAACATTATGCCAATCATGCTTTTGGTAACTTTTTGCAGTTCAACTTAATGGATCCTGCAAGAGGCAAGCAAACATATAATGACTTAAAAGAACATTTAACTAACAAACCATTGTCTGCCAGCGGTCTTTGTATTGTCTGTGGTGGAGGTAGTGGCAAACCACACAGTCAAGTTTCTTCTTTGAATGAGAGGCACAATCAGGCCAGTTATCATGTTGAAAATGCACCCTCAATAATGATCGATGTATCTTCCTCCAACTCTCAAATCCATGAAGAGTTTGAGAAAAACAGGGGGCAGACATGTGCTTTCAATAGCATGAACACTTCAGGTTCCTCAGCTAGGAAATGTTTAATATGTGCTCAGGAGAAAGGAAATGGAAGGCTTAGTTCTCATCCAAAGAGCCCAGTAAGTATGATGTGCAGGGAGAAAAGCAATTACCTTGAGAACTTATGGATTACTCGGTTTCTGCGGAAAGAGTCTTCACCACTATTAAGATCAGAAAAATGCAATTTGAGCATAAATGATCATGGTGCTTTCGACAAGGAGGAAAAGTTTCCTGAGAAGTGCGTCTCCTCTTACTTAAAAAATCAAAGGGAGTCTGCTAGAGAAGTAAGCAAGCATGCTGTCAATCCTACTTTTTCCTGTGGTTTGAAGAGGCTAGACACTCAAATGCTAAAACCTAGAGTAAGCTCGATTATACCATCTAAAAATTTTAAGAACACAGATATGGCGGCTTCTTGCTCTGCAAAAAGATTTGACATGAATCCATCAAAAGTTTCACATAACCGTAACTTGTCTTGTACTCCCATAACCTGTTTATTTTGTGGAAAAAATGGTCACAGCTTAAGAGAATGTTCAGAGCTAGCAGATTTTGACCTCCAGGATGTAAAGGACTTTTTGAATTTGTATGATGGCAAACATATGTCTTCCTGGTTGTGCATTCGGTGCTTTCAGGTTAATCACTGGGCAATTTCATGCCCCCATGCTTCCTTGGAAACAAAAAATACCAGCAATGGTTCTTTCAGTGTTGCACATGAAAGTTGTATTGTGagaaaaggaaagcatgatagccGAGTAAATTTGTGGTCTGGAGACAAAAATAAGCAACATGCTAACAAAAGTAAATTACCAGAAAGAGAAGATTCAAGAATGGATGCTCAAACTGTTAATTATAGAAGCATTTGTGCAGACAGAGTTTTGTTCCCTACTGCAAAAGTTTTCAAGGGCTATCGGGCAGAGAATATCGTGAACATGGATCAACAGGCTTCATGTTCCTCAGAGAACAAGTCAAGGAAAAATCAAATTACACCATTCTATAAGAGCATTGCTACAGATGTCTCTAATGAACAAAATGGAATTTTCAAAGCAATAAGGAGGCTTCGATTATCTCGCACTGATGTAATAAG ATGGATGAAATCAGCAAATCTCAGTTATAGCCTGGAGGGTTTCTTCATACGCCTAAGACTTGGGAAGTGGGAGAAAGGACTAGGGGGAACTGGGTACCAGGTGGCTCGCATAATTA GTGCTGGTCGTAAAAACTGCCTTTCTGTGAGCATAGGACATCTAGAATGTTTGGTGGAATGTTGTTTTGTGTCGAACCATGATTATGTTGAG GAAGAATTGAAGGCCTGGTTATCTGCTACTTTAGAAGCTGATGGCAAAATGCCATCAATAGAGGAACTCAGTGAGAAACTTAAAGAAAGAGAGGAGCTTGGATTCTAA
- the LOC135585840 gene encoding uncharacterized protein LOC135585840 isoform X2, translated as MNDADINISQSVKNGVDPCSLRSNECLHVICPATEADNLQNEIFSPGPRPDLAETEAGFAITAGTSNVLLDIPKFQKSGLVGVSDSHDSVSTRSGKSISRKRSSESSECKHPDLVFRDTQEDDIRKTDNLVCFQLHGSQHSYGRQSKSVGCQSKDGLVVASLFQEASKDEKQNIKIKNETDKFRSKSDVNPGKLEKGKEKILFDDEDYDSSMKEKEDSNESVESSNGQRLISKGKRAFSFDSKTTEGCKRIKRDSNEHSCPGSLIRNDSSFINWISTITSSFSRYDQTRTSLALLPQSYHSMKESFGSLRISHEKIGGVMCKTPGFNTFFQALYCPNMIAPNTTSDDHQREGGTSKDVKAMGEHYKHYANHAFGNFLQFNLMDPARGKQTYNDLKEHLTNKPLSASGLCIVCGGGSGKPHSQVSSLNERHNQASYHVENAPSIMIDVSSSNSQIHEEFEKNRGQTCAFNSMNTSGSSARKCLICAQEKGNGRLSSHPKSPVSMMCREKSNYLENLWITRFLRKESSPLLRSEKCNLSINDHGAFDKEEKFPEKCVSSYLKNQRESAREVSKHAVNPTFSCGLKRLDTQMLKPRVSSIIPSKNFKNTDMAASCSAKRFDMNPSKVSHNRNLSCTPITCLFCGKNGHSLRECSELADFDLQDVKDFLNLYDGKHMSSWLCIRCFQVNHWAISCPHASLETKNTSNGSFSVAHESCIVRKGKHDSRVNLWSGDKNKQHANKSKLPEREDSRMDAQTVNYRSICADRVLFPTAKVFKGYRAENIVNMDQQASCSSENKSRKNQITPFYKSIATDVSNEQNGIFKAIRRLRLSRTDVIRWMKSANLSYSLEGFFIRLRLGKWEKGLGGTGYQVARIISAGRKNCLSVSIGHLECLVECCFVSNHDYVEEELKAWLSATLEADGKMPSIEELSEKLKEREELGF; from the exons ATGAATGATGCAGATATAAATATTAGTCAGTCGGTTAAAAATGGTGTGGATCCATGCTCCCTTCGGAGCAATGAGTGTTTGCATGTCATTTGTCCTGCCACAGAAGCAGATAATCTGCAGAATGAAATTTTCTCTCCAG GTCCCAGGCCTGATCTAGCAGAAACTGAAGCTGGCTTTGCAATTACTGCTGGAACCTCGAATGTGCTTCTTGATATACCAAAATTTCAAAAATCTGGCTTGGTAGGAGTATCAGATTCTCATGACTCAGTGTCAACAAGAAGTGGAAAGTCAATATCAAGGAAGAGATCATCAGAATCGTCAGAATGCAAACATCCTGATTTAGTTTTCCGTGACACACAAGAAGATGATATCAGGAAAACTGACAATCTAGTTTGCTTCCAGCTTCATGGTAGTCAACATTCCTATGGTAGACAATCTAAAAGTGTAGGGTGTCAGAGCAAGGATGGTTTGGTTGTAGCATCACTTTTTCAAGAGGCAAGTAAAGATGAaaaacaaaatattaaaattaaaaatgagaCCGATAAATTTAGGTCTAAGTCAGATGTTAATCCTGGAAAATTGGAGAAAGGTAAGGAAAAAATCCTCTTTGATGATGAAGATTATGATAGCAGTATGAAAGAGAAAGAGGATAGCAATGAGAGTGTTGAAAGCAGTAACGGTCAGAGATTAATTTCAAAAGGGAAACGAGCATTCAGTTTTGATTCTAAGACCACCGAAGGATGTAAAAGAATAAAGAGAGACAGCAATGAACACTCTTGCCCAGGATCTCTCATCAGAAATGATAGCTCCTTTATTAATTGGATATCAACCATAACGAGCAGTTTCTCAAGATACGATCAGACCAGGACTTCCTTGGCACTTCTTCCACAATCCTATCATAGCATGAAAGAAAGCTTTGGTTCACTTAGAATATCACATGAGAAGATTGGGGGAGTTATGTGCAAAACTCCGGGTTTTAATACTTTCTTCCAGGCGCTGTACTGTCCAAATATGATAGCCCCAAATACCACAAGTGATGATCATCAAAGAGAAGGCGGTACTTCCAAAGATGTAAAAGCCATGGGGGAACATTATAAACATTATGCCAATCATGCTTTTGGTAACTTTTTGCAGTTCAACTTAATGGATCCTGCAAGAGGCAAGCAAACATATAATGACTTAAAAGAACATTTAACTAACAAACCATTGTCTGCCAGCGGTCTTTGTATTGTCTGTGGTGGAGGTAGTGGCAAACCACACAGTCAAGTTTCTTCTTTGAATGAGAGGCACAATCAGGCCAGTTATCATGTTGAAAATGCACCCTCAATAATGATCGATGTATCTTCCTCCAACTCTCAAATCCATGAAGAGTTTGAGAAAAACAGGGGGCAGACATGTGCTTTCAATAGCATGAACACTTCAGGTTCCTCAGCTAGGAAATGTTTAATATGTGCTCAGGAGAAAGGAAATGGAAGGCTTAGTTCTCATCCAAAGAGCCCAGTAAGTATGATGTGCAGGGAGAAAAGCAATTACCTTGAGAACTTATGGATTACTCGGTTTCTGCGGAAAGAGTCTTCACCACTATTAAGATCAGAAAAATGCAATTTGAGCATAAATGATCATGGTGCTTTCGACAAGGAGGAAAAGTTTCCTGAGAAGTGCGTCTCCTCTTACTTAAAAAATCAAAGGGAGTCTGCTAGAGAAGTAAGCAAGCATGCTGTCAATCCTACTTTTTCCTGTGGTTTGAAGAGGCTAGACACTCAAATGCTAAAACCTAGAGTAAGCTCGATTATACCATCTAAAAATTTTAAGAACACAGATATGGCGGCTTCTTGCTCTGCAAAAAGATTTGACATGAATCCATCAAAAGTTTCACATAACCGTAACTTGTCTTGTACTCCCATAACCTGTTTATTTTGTGGAAAAAATGGTCACAGCTTAAGAGAATGTTCAGAGCTAGCAGATTTTGACCTCCAGGATGTAAAGGACTTTTTGAATTTGTATGATGGCAAACATATGTCTTCCTGGTTGTGCATTCGGTGCTTTCAGGTTAATCACTGGGCAATTTCATGCCCCCATGCTTCCTTGGAAACAAAAAATACCAGCAATGGTTCTTTCAGTGTTGCACATGAAAGTTGTATTGTGagaaaaggaaagcatgatagccGAGTAAATTTGTGGTCTGGAGACAAAAATAAGCAACATGCTAACAAAAGTAAATTACCAGAAAGAGAAGATTCAAGAATGGATGCTCAAACTGTTAATTATAGAAGCATTTGTGCAGACAGAGTTTTGTTCCCTACTGCAAAAGTTTTCAAGGGCTATCGGGCAGAGAATATCGTGAACATGGATCAACAGGCTTCATGTTCCTCAGAGAACAAGTCAAGGAAAAATCAAATTACACCATTCTATAAGAGCATTGCTACAGATGTCTCTAATGAACAAAATGGAATTTTCAAAGCAATAAGGAGGCTTCGATTATCTCGCACTGATGTAATAAG ATGGATGAAATCAGCAAATCTCAGTTATAGCCTGGAGGGTTTCTTCATACGCCTAAGACTTGGGAAGTGGGAGAAAGGACTAGGGGGAACTGGGTACCAGGTGGCTCGCATAATTA GTGCTGGTCGTAAAAACTGCCTTTCTGTGAGCATAGGACATCTAGAATGTTTGGTGGAATGTTGTTTTGTGTCGAACCATGATTATGTTGAG GAAGAATTGAAGGCCTGGTTATCTGCTACTTTAGAAGCTGATGGCAAAATGCCATCAATAGAGGAACTCAGTGAGAAACTTAAAGAAAGAGAGGAGCTTGGATTCTAA